One genomic region from Dehalococcoidia bacterium encodes:
- a CDS encoding AAA family ATPase has product MTRSAHTPPPRDASERSPFVGRLAELRSLSDSWVRARSGERQVVLLSGEPGIGKTRLAAELADQVRAADGAVLIGRCDEDALIVYQPFIEALRGHFAQSPRDFSAGESSALVSDLARLLPELNTRKRLLETRSEGDPEAERYRLFEAVTSFLAAVSYERPTLVILDDLQWADRASLLLLKHIIRSPRTARLLLVGTYRDTDLRRGNPLANLLADLRRERAFHRIALAGLAAHELADLVEAWVGTKPAAGFVTALSMETEGNPFFVEEVLEHLLETPAAADVLPWTQETVAGDFGIPDGLREVIGRRLSRLAPTTNQLLTAASVLGQEFELSVVQQLADLSDESVLNALDEALRSRLILEQAPRHQPRYSFSHSLVRQTLYEELNLPRRQRLHMRAAQAIELIHAQQHTTERIAALATHYRNAGAVADPEKAIGYSVRAAEAATAVFAWEEAVAHYEGVLQALELVPAEQARRCDFLLALGWTLMPPGETQRVIESVAPEALAIAEGIGDASRAAAACRLAMEAFHRAGARMLTLTPRWQRWAEAYERYARAGSIDRVRLDLDCAEAFHMSGREYEAWSRRVAAFQLAKALNAPDELLLAAGFTMYYTQSPQREAQRYAIAREAAAWSTEGASARTLAIFYLYSAWAFWDWGEREPALAALDRLKQLPTSFRDPWVMEYAIFADGAAAALQGRLEDAVALAHEIVRLSDEIGSPVFGRLNAGNIAFRALLHLGRPEEALEILDWGWRAAGLGQEPAVNAPRRALALAAVGREPEAATTLAHLVVEREIGADDDGNVATTDLIPLLETAALLRDAERAAILYRRLEGVPLLVKVHGGTQAAVGRALGDAALLLGRPAAARAHYEAALAVCERIGFRPETAILHLVLAELLVKHYPHEAARAASHLDRALGELSAMGMKPWVERATRLRGQRRAARYPDGLTEREVEVLRLLAQGKSNQQIAADLDISLHTAGHHVGNILAKTSAANRTEAASYAFQRGLATSNG; this is encoded by the coding sequence ATGACGCGTTCAGCCCACACGCCGCCGCCCCGCGACGCCTCGGAGCGTTCACCGTTCGTCGGGCGCCTGGCGGAACTCCGCAGCCTGAGCGATTCCTGGGTCAGAGCCAGAAGCGGTGAGCGCCAGGTGGTGTTGCTCAGCGGGGAGCCCGGCATCGGCAAGACGCGTCTTGCCGCTGAGCTGGCAGACCAGGTCCGCGCGGCAGACGGCGCCGTGCTGATCGGCCGCTGCGACGAGGACGCGCTGATCGTTTATCAGCCGTTCATCGAAGCGCTGCGTGGGCACTTTGCTCAGTCGCCGCGAGACTTCTCTGCTGGCGAGTCGAGCGCGCTCGTCTCGGACCTGGCGCGGCTGTTGCCCGAGCTCAACACGCGCAAACGGCTGCTCGAAACGAGATCCGAAGGGGATCCCGAAGCTGAGCGCTACCGGCTGTTCGAAGCCGTCACCTCCTTCCTGGCCGCCGTTTCGTACGAGCGGCCCACGCTGGTGATCCTTGACGACCTGCAGTGGGCGGATCGGGCCAGCCTCCTCCTGCTAAAGCACATCATTCGCTCGCCGCGCACGGCCCGGCTGCTGCTGGTGGGCACCTACCGCGACACCGACCTGCGCCGTGGCAATCCGCTGGCGAACCTGCTGGCCGACCTGCGACGCGAGCGCGCCTTTCATCGCATCGCGCTGGCCGGCCTCGCCGCGCACGAGCTTGCCGACCTTGTCGAAGCCTGGGTAGGGACGAAACCCGCGGCCGGCTTCGTGACGGCGCTGTCTATGGAGACGGAGGGCAATCCCTTCTTTGTCGAGGAGGTGCTTGAACACCTGCTCGAGACACCCGCTGCAGCAGACGTGTTGCCGTGGACGCAGGAAACGGTCGCGGGCGACTTTGGAATCCCCGACGGCCTGCGCGAAGTGATCGGCCGCAGGCTCTCCCGCCTCGCCCCAACGACAAACCAACTGCTGACGGCGGCGTCGGTTCTGGGCCAGGAGTTCGAACTGAGCGTCGTGCAGCAGCTTGCCGACCTCAGCGACGAGAGCGTGCTGAACGCGTTGGATGAGGCGCTGCGCTCGCGCCTGATCCTGGAGCAGGCGCCGCGGCATCAGCCCAGATACTCATTCAGCCATTCGCTGGTGCGGCAAACGCTGTACGAGGAGCTTAACCTGCCCAGGCGCCAGCGCCTCCACATGCGCGCGGCCCAGGCAATCGAGCTCATCCACGCCCAGCAGCACACCACGGAGCGGATCGCCGCGCTGGCGACGCACTACCGCAACGCCGGCGCGGTCGCGGACCCGGAGAAGGCCATCGGCTACTCGGTCCGCGCTGCCGAGGCGGCGACGGCGGTGTTCGCCTGGGAAGAAGCGGTGGCCCACTACGAAGGGGTGCTGCAGGCGCTCGAGCTCGTACCCGCCGAGCAGGCGAGGCGCTGCGACTTCCTGCTGGCGCTCGGCTGGACGCTCATGCCGCCCGGCGAAACGCAGCGGGTGATCGAGTCCGTGGCACCGGAGGCATTGGCGATCGCGGAAGGGATCGGCGACGCGAGCCGGGCCGCCGCGGCCTGCCGCCTGGCGATGGAAGCGTTTCATCGGGCCGGCGCCCGCATGCTGACGTTGACGCCGCGCTGGCAACGCTGGGCGGAGGCCTACGAGCGGTATGCGCGCGCCGGGTCGATCGACCGCGTTCGGCTGGACCTGGACTGCGCAGAAGCGTTCCACATGAGCGGCCGGGAATACGAGGCATGGAGCCGGAGAGTCGCCGCCTTCCAGCTTGCAAAAGCGCTGAACGCCCCCGATGAGCTGTTGCTGGCCGCCGGGTTCACGATGTACTACACGCAATCGCCCCAGCGAGAAGCGCAGCGTTACGCCATCGCCCGGGAGGCGGCCGCCTGGAGCACCGAAGGCGCAAGCGCCAGGACGCTCGCGATCTTCTATCTCTACTCGGCGTGGGCCTTCTGGGACTGGGGCGAACGCGAGCCGGCGCTGGCCGCCCTCGATCGGCTGAAACAGTTACCCACGAGCTTCCGGGATCCGTGGGTCATGGAGTACGCCATCTTTGCCGACGGCGCGGCCGCGGCCCTGCAAGGACGCCTCGAGGACGCGGTGGCGCTGGCGCACGAGATCGTGCGCCTCAGCGACGAGATCGGCTCGCCCGTCTTCGGGCGCCTGAACGCTGGGAACATCGCCTTTCGCGCGCTCCTGCACCTGGGCCGGCCCGAAGAGGCGCTTGAGATCCTGGACTGGGGCTGGCGAGCAGCCGGGCTCGGCCAGGAGCCAGCAGTGAACGCGCCGCGACGCGCGCTGGCGCTTGCCGCAGTGGGACGGGAACCGGAGGCGGCGACTACGCTCGCGCACCTCGTGGTCGAGCGGGAGATCGGCGCGGATGATGACGGCAACGTCGCCACCACCGACTTGATCCCCTTGCTGGAGACGGCGGCGCTGCTGCGCGACGCTGAGCGGGCAGCGATTCTCTACCGCCGCCTCGAGGGTGTCCCCCTGCTGGTGAAGGTGCATGGCGGTACGCAGGCGGCGGTTGGGCGTGCCCTGGGCGATGCCGCCCTGCTGCTGGGGCGACCGGCCGCGGCACGCGCCCACTACGAGGCAGCGCTGGCGGTGTGCGAGCGGATCGGCTTTCGCCCCGAAACGGCCATTCTGCACCTGGTGCTGGCTGAGCTACTGGTGAAGCACTACCCACACGAGGCGGCTCGCGCCGCGAGCCACCTCGATCGTGCGCTGGGCGAACTTTCGGCGATGGGCATGAAACCCTGGGTCGAGCGTGCGACCCGCCTGCGTGGACAACGACGTGCGGCGCGTTACCCGGATGGGCTCACCGAGCGAGAGGTGGAGGTGCTGCGCTTGCTGGCGCAGGGCAAGAGCAACCAGCAGATCGCGGCGGACCTGGATATCAGCCTGCACACCGCCGGCCATCACGTTGGGAACATTCTTGCCAAGACCAGCGCGGCCAACCGCACGGAGGCAGCCTCCTATGCCTTCCAGCGAGGTTTAGCCACCTCGAACGGCTAG